The DNA region GAATTCAACTACAGCATGACCCTTCACATCATTCAAGAAATTTAAGACATGTGCATCTTCATTGAAAGGTCTACGCCCATTTAAAAGCCCAAAAGCAGGGTGTCTGTACCACACAGTAAATGATGCATATCCAAGGTGTTTTACCAATTTACCCAACTCTATCGAATTTATCTCATCAACATCCCACCTTTCTATTGTTTCACATGCACCCTTCACATATTCCAAACTAGGTTCACTAACAAAACAACCTCCATGCCAAATATGAACTGTCATGTGTCCAACAACAGTGAGCCTACAATTCCAcaagttggaattaaaaaaatgcaACCAGTCAAAAGTGCATGTTCCCAGGAATTAAAAAAGTGCAACCAGACAAAATCATGCAATACTAAATATGAAAATAAGCACAAGTGGGAAGGGAAAAGGTACCTAAAGTGCATGTTCTCAGGAAGTTTATCCTCACTCCACTCGAAGGTAGGGTCGGAGGTCATCTCCTCACATGTGTGTTGTTCTAGGACCATGACTCCTTTTCCCTTGTCCTGATTCGGATTCGTGCCTCCATTCGATCCTCGCCCTCCACGCGTTCTTCCCCGTCCAGCCATGGAGAATCTCGAAGGTGACtaacagattgcagcagtgGAACAACGAGATGATGAGGGATTGCAATCGCACAATCCAAGCGAGATGATGACAGATTGATATCGCACAATCCAAGCGAACACAGTATTAGGGTTGGgaatttagggattttgatTTTTATTCCTTGTCATCTGATCTAATCCAAAGCAAACTGATCCAAGGGTTGggaaatttttagttttttagttttaatctGGGTattatgattaatttttttggaaaaaaaaagaatgactTGGAAATACAATAAGAGTGTCAGCTCAATTAATGAAAGCCAGGTCAGACTCTGCTGTTAAAAAATTAACGGTTGGACCAAAATTGCTCACGGCACAAACATTGGGGATTaaaattgctcgttttaaaataaggggaccaaaattgcacaatcgTGAAACATGAGGGATGTAAAGAGGAATTAAgccattaattaatttcataccGTCGTAGACCTCACGCACGCTTTTACGCGTCGTTTCGACGCATATTCTCCACCTCATCTGGATACTGCAAAAACACTACAACTCATTACACACAAAATTAGGGCTTTTCTGCACTCAGATCCTAACCCTAAATTTCAACAACTGGTGTTTCCCACGAAGCTCAATTCCACACTCTACACTTGATGATCTCACTACACCTTCCTCCTCGtcctcctcttcatcttcacccTCACGCGCGTTCAATTCGTGATCCTCGTTTCACCATTCGCAGCCCTCGATACACACCCACCATCTTCAATAGCCTCTTTTCATCGAATTGCGGCCAAAGTTAGAGTCTTTCTTGCCTCTTCCTTCGAAGCCCCATTCCAATTTGAACGCAGGGATTCAAGTTTTGGAGTAATTTTTCGCTCTCTGCTTATATTCATGGACGTTGACGGTGGTAGTAAGCGCGTGTACCACAGGCTCGGTGGGCCCGGTGGAGACGCGAGGAACCAGAAAGTGTGTTTTTATTGGCAAGCGGGCAAGTGTGATCGTCACCCGTGCCCGTATCTGCATAGCGAGGTGGTGCCTCCTCATTCCAATTCCAATGGTACTTCCTCCAAGAGGCCTCATGGGTATGCTGATAATTCGAGCTTCTCGGGGCCGCGGCGGAGCCAGAATTTTAGTACCTGGGGTCCTGGTGGTGGCCGCGGCGGCGGACGTGGTGGTGCTGGACGTGGAGGGGGAGTTGGTGGTGGGAGGGGAGTGGTTGTCAAGGCTGATAAAGTTTGTAATTATTGGGCTCAAGGGAGCTGTAGTTATGGAGAGAGGTGTAAGTTCCTTCACTCTTGGAGTTTAGGTGATGGGTTTTCTTTGTTGACACAGCTTGATGGGCATACCAAGGTAAGAACAGAAATTAGTTTCCTGCAGACTTTGCTTACAGTGAAAACTATGCAATGGCAGAATGGTTTATCATTGAATTTTATGATATAAAGACACTTCTTTGTAATAATTactatattttatgttttggaTATGTTGCAATGTCTTGTATATGGTTCACTTTGAAGTGTGATATATTAAGGCAAACGCCgatgaattatatttttatgtatTAAATGCAGCACTTCTTCAATGAATACTATCGATTTCTGATTCTTTAACTTGTACTTTATATTGAGTGCATTTTTGTATATGGTACACTTTAACCTGTAGACTTTGCTTACAGTGAAACCTGTGCATGGCAGAATGGTTTATCATTGAATTTTATGATACAAAGACACTAATTTATAATCTTAATTTactatattttatgttttggaTATTTTGCTGGGATTGTATATGATTCACTTTCAAGTGTGATATTAAGGGAAACCTAATGAATTATTGTTTGATGTATTAAATGCAGTACTTTTTCAGTTAGTACTTTTGATTTCTGATTCTTTAACTTAGTACTTTATGTTGAGTGTATTTTTGGGTAATTAGGAGTTGATGGGATGAGTTGTGGTTTTGTTGAATGAACAGGTTGTGAGTGGCATTGCCATGCCGTCTGGTTCTGATAAGCTTTATACTGGAAGTACGGATGAGACCGTAAGGATTTGGGACTGTCAGTCTGGAAAGGTTGTTACTATTTGTTTTTCGTTCTGTTCTGGTGACTAGTTGCagtttttgtttcaattttttaatacaCGGACACCTCTTTTTAGAATGTTAAGCTTCATGAATTTGTATATGCAGAAGGATTACTTTTTTTTACCCTGAACTTTGGATTTTGTATTTGCCATTTTGTTATTGAGGTTCCTGatcaaattattaaaaattatgatttttaaacGTAGGAATCTATTTGTAGCGTtctttaaaatcattttaattttaattaatatcacatttcctttctctctaTTGTGTTTTCAAACCAGTAGTgaacaatatatatttttatttttttcctagtTTCCTTTGGGGGCCAGAGAAAAGAAAGtaagtttgattttgattttgtttgtcTATTATCCTATGCAGTGTATAGCTGTGATCACTCTTGGTGGTGAAGTAGGTTGTATGATCAGTGAAGGTCCCTGGGTTTTTGTTGGCATACCCAATTTTGTTAAGGTAATGATGAGCACAAATAGATATTTGATTTGTTTCCTCTCATTTTATATTCTGTCAGTTTTTATAATAAGTACGTCAACTCTACTTTAGTGAAGGTTTTTTGAGATATTTCTTTCTGCCATTCATATCATCATGACTGATATCCTGTTTGGTTGATGACATTGGTGTTTCAGGCCTGGAACTCACAAAATTCAATGGAGCTAAGTTTAGATGGCCCGGTTGGGCAAGTTTATGCACTTGTTGTGACTAATGATTTGCTCTTTGCTGGTACGCAGGTAAATCCATTCTTTTCCATTGATTATGTATTTGTTTTATCTTGATGCAGTAATCCTGGTTTTGTACTACATTGTTGGTGCTTAAGGCCTGTTGGATGAAATTGGAAAGTGCATTGTCATTTTCTTTTATACGCAttttcatctactgaatgtccACAAATTAATTTGCGATGATTATATTGAGATTAATTGTGAGGCTGATTAGGAATGCAGAGACAGAAACTCAGACATTCATGAAGAAACAATTTAGATTTTTGCAGAATGCCCAATTATGGATACAATTTTACTGGTGCAAGTTTTTCACAGAAAATTTTAGAAGGAGAATCTAACATATAGGGAATTAGGGATCACTTCACCTCCCTAGCTCCTGAAGAAGATTTTAGGGTTCACCTTTCGGTGGGAGGGGAATGGAGGGAAGGGGGGAGggtttggatttttttaaaGTTATCTTGTTTGGTTCAATTTTTAGTGGAGGATGGGAATTTGGGGGGGCAAAACCCCCTCATGACTCAATTTTTGTCTCCCCTCCAGAAGTGAGGGGATATGGAGGGGAAATATTTCGTTAGACAAAAATGCCCTTAGTTTAAAAACTTTTGAAGTAAAGGAAGCTAAGGTAAATTTGTTTTAAATCCCCTTcctcaggacaaggattggacgATGCTCTATAGGCACTGACTATTAGTCAATAAAACAACTCAGTTTAGACTTTTAAGCCATATGATTGGCCTAGAAGCAATCACCAGCTGGATATGTGGGATATTCCCCTTGGGCCATTTGCTGTTGATTGGATCTAACAAAGGAATTTGCGTTGGGGTTGGGGGGGGGGACAGTTATACTTATACCTCAAGTCTCACATTCATTGTTGCGAAACTCTTGAGTCAACTAAAAAAATCTTGCAAGTTTATGATTCCACAACCACGTAGAGAAATTGGATTATCTTGCTTTAAAACTCGTTTCCACTTGCGCTAGACTAGTGTAGAATTGGTCAATCTTGCGTGAACTCTTGATTTTATGAAGGAGCCGGTGAGTCTGCTGGGAAATCTTAGTTCTGCCCAAAATGCAGTGTTATATGCATGGAATGCCAGGGCTAGGACTcaatagtgacgtgtcattctgagtCATTTGGTTCGTAGTTATGTTGCTGTcaccttttttttccttttttattgcTTGTCCTTTGCTTTCATCTTGTCCTTGCTGCTTCTATCTGCAAACTGATTGAGCGTAGCTTTGATATTCCGTTGCTGCACTGATGGTTCCAAACCTTATTGAGGCTTTACTACTGTATTTGATTTGCTTTTTCTGCAAAATGATCGAACTTTGTCCTTCATTTGTTGCTCATCAGTTTCTTCTCGTCCATTTTCTGTTGCTTGCCTAATCAAAGCTCAGTGAGATTTTCTGGTTGTGTTCTGGTTCATTAGTATTCCATGTTCTGTTTTGTGTTCTCTTTGGTTGTGTTTTATTATTGGTTTATTGGTTGTTCTATGCCCCCTTTACAAAATGTCTTAACTTGGTGGCTCCAGCaacttattttaaattatttcgATCTTTTATACACtgatagttttttttgtttttttaatattagattagATAATGTGTAAGCTCCATGAGTTTTGCATAGACTCCCAAGTGTGACAAACTTGCTCACACTTAACATGTGAAGGATTGGCGGTGCCTTATAGAAGCACTAAGAACTAACTCCTAGGGCAACTTGGTTAAGCCTTTTAACCTCTTTGCTCTCTTGTGTTCGTGCTCCTAGGATCTGGGAAAGTATTTTATTGAAACTAATTGAAACATGTTTTCAAGCCTTTTTTACTGTAAAACATGAAAACAGAATGCACAACAATAACTCAATAAGTATGCTATATTTGAgtttagagtaccataatttttAATCTCAAGTGAAATACTTATCATGCAGGACGGATCTATATTGGTTTGGAAGTTTAATGTGGTTACCAACTGCTTTGAGCCTGCTGCATCACTTAAAGGACATTCCCGTGGAGTTGTTTCATTATTTGTTGGAGCTAATAGACTTTACTCTGGTTCTATGGACAATACAATAAGAGTAAGTTCACCCAAACTCTCTGTGATAAACATCCGATCCATTTTCCATTAAATTCTTTCTAACCAATGTAATACAAATGATAGGTTTTGGTTTGTTGATTTGattcatccaatttgtttttgtcTTTTTAGGTCTGGAACCTTGAAACCTTGCAGTGTCTACAGACACTAACAGAGCACACATCTGTTGTGATGTCTGTTCTTTGCTGGGATCAGTTCCTTTTATCTTGTTCATTGGATAAAACAGTAAAGGTTGGTTTCACACTTTTTTGCTGATAGGATTtgtttgtaattttttattttttggcttGATTCTTTTGATTTCTGCAGATATGGGTTGCTACGGAAAGTGGTAACTTGGAGGAGACATATAGCCACAATGAAGAACATGTATGTAttcatccccccccccccccctggATAGTTGGTCTTGTATATGTTGTTGCTTGTCAAAATGTTGATATTTCGTAACTGTAGGGAATAATTCCTTTTGAACACTTCCAGCAACTATCCTGAACTCCTATCACCACTTGATGTAAATGGCTTAGAAAAATGCGCAATTTTGACATTCATCCAGATAGGAATTGATCAGaaatgtttatatatatttgaGTCTTTGGTGATTCATAATATTCTAAATGTTTTACCAGGTTAATATTTTGTGATAAGGAAAATAATTTTGGTTAATGAGATAAGAGTGAATTAATTGTAGTGGAGCTTAAGAAGTCCTCCAAATACATGGCAGTGTTGTTGTTACATTGATATacattatttaaatacaactccTTTCGTCCTTAATTATAAGGTTCTCTGAAAGACAAGTatgcttattaaaaaaacatgtaaTGAGGTTAGTTGATGTATTGGTTTTAAAAAAGTGTATACAATATTCTACATTTACCCTTAATTAACCTATCGAAGTGTGGAAACACATCAATTATTAGTGCTAAACTGctaatcaaaattttaaaattacgaAAGTATAATAATACAAGGGGTATACTTGGAAAATGATAATAAATATTTCTCGTATCTAGTAAGGGGTCTTATATAAAGGGACACCAAGTATATCTCTAAAgggtcttataattagggacgaaGGGAGTATTTAGAGTTATTCTTTTCTTCTACTTCTGTTATAGTGTGACGTGGCTTTCATGATTTCTGATAATGCTGTGACTTGTTGTAGGGCATAGTTACCCTCTGTGGGATGCATGATTCACAAGGCAAGCCCATATTGCTTTGCTCTTGCAATGATAACACTGTGCGGCTCTATGATCTTCCATCGTAAGTAATTGACTTCCTTTCCATACTCCCATTTGGTGTGTGTCTGTGTAACTCAAGAAGAGAGCTCAACCTTTTATGCCAGAAAATCTGCATGTTTCATTTGTTTAGTGTTACAAACTAGCCTGGTTTATTGCTTGAGAAGTTTTTAATTCCACTTGTAGCATATAAAAGGTGTGAATATACCTTTGGCCCTCTGAGAAGTCAACATGAAATTAAGAGAGTTACGCTCTATTTTCTCCTATGTCTGGAGAGTGTCTTTGTTCTCTCTTTGCGTTAAAAGATAAATTGTAATAATTATTCTTTTACGTAGAAAGTCCACATTGTTCCTAAATATTGTGTTCCTAACTTCACAACTCAACTTTAGTTATGATGTTGCTTGTTGAATTGCATGGCACCCCACACTCGAACTCATTCTTGATTATTTGGTCCATTTCTTGTTCAGATTTGCAGAGAGAGGTAAGATATTCACAAAACAAGAGGTACGAGCAATTCAGACAGGTCCTAGTGGCATATTCTTCACTGGCGATGGAACTGGTCAAGTTAAAGTGTGGAATTGGATAACGGATCCAACTGCAGCACTCCAATAAAGGGACACTTAGAATAAATAATGTGTTTCCATTGATTGTTTGAGCAGTTGTTGTGGTCCtcctttttgtaattttttagcTGCAAGAAGGGAATTCACCATATGATGTGTTGGGGATTGGGAAGTGATCAAAAAGTGAGGGAAATGGAGTGTGTAATTTATGTTTTTGCGGAAGGTAGTCTTTTGTTTAGGATGTGAGCTCTGGCTTTAGTGTTAAGAGGGTTACCACCCTTGGCACAAAGCTTGCTCAAGTAGGCGTGCCTATTGAGTCTGTAACATTATGGAAAATCACATTATTTAGCATTAATTGCTCAACAAACACCGACCAATGCGTATATATGAACACTGAATAAGTGTTCGTTACTTGGCATTTACAAGAAACTGGGAGAGGTCTTATATTTCATGTATTgtgttctctttttttttttcatgtcttGTATTATGAACTCAGTGGATCactcttattttgtttttttaatgccTTCTGTTTCTGCACAAGGCTCAGATAGCATTTTCTCTTCAAAATGATTTCCACATTTTGAACTTTGAAGGCCACAATTTGTTTATTTAGTTCCCTTGTGCTAGAAATTTCTAACTGTCTAGCATGTTTATGCAATAATTTATCCGTGAAATTATGGTCCTTTGTGATTGGCCATAAAACACCTGACCCTATCAACATGTCTTTTTAGTGATAAGCATAGGCTTTACTTGACATTAAACAGACTCGAACTCTGTAGTCTCTCCTATGGCTGTGGTCAATTGGTCATCTCTAGATATATGACAACAATTGGATATCACTTTTTTATTTGAGGAATTGGATGGCTTATTGAGATTTGATAGGTGGGGCCACGGTCGGGCTTTTGAATACAAAAGGAATAGAAAGAATGGAAATGGAAAATTTCCTGAAATGAATTTGGATCCTCATGTCATATGATAATGTCATGTGGTATGATAACGTCATGTGGAACATTGTGTACATCTCTTTTTACATAAATATTTGAAGGGTTACATATATTTGATACATATTAAGGAGATAGACACAAACTTCACAAAATGTCACATGCAAGTTGAAATTGCTTTTTCAGGGGGTTAGGGGATGGGGGAAGGGTAAATTTTCCAAGTGCAGTTTCTAACCCTGCTTGTCAAGGATATCTTGCAGCTCTtgtaccacttgagctatttaTCAAGTCCAATTTAACTAGATTGAATTTTTGCTTTATGGGCGTGTACATCTCTAGTAGTGGAGGAGGGGTCTTAGATTGGTGTTCAAGCTTCGATTAAAGACTTTTATAGATTCAATGTTTTCTAAAAGAAGAGCGAGCGAAAGAAAAATCTGAGACGccgccattttttttttgaggatATGAAAAATAGTCCTATCTTCACTAACCAATCCAACATGTTTGATCATATAATTTAGTTAACACTCTCGACTAAAGAAGTTAATCCAAATATGGTTTgagttacattttttttttgtgtgaaaaGAATGGATTTGGTAGCAAACAACAGTAGAAATAGTATGGCAAAGATAATCCCATAAACACCAATGTGACCAACATACATGATTAAACCAAAAGTACACATTCATGATTAAACTAAAGGCCGATAAGtttgaaaaattattttgatattatttttcatttacttcTCAGTTACAAAAATATTAACTTTCACTTTTTTATTTGtacagaaaaaataaaaaagatcaaTTTCATAGTTCCTAACAtaaataattgaaaataaagaaagatATCTTCTTAAGGTCTTTAATTTTTCAAAGACTAATCATCAACGGCGAAGGGGCACTGTGATTGGTGGTGCGAGGTGGGGGTTTGCTGGATCCTCCGAGGATCAGGCCACAACATTAATTTTGAGGCACTGTGGTGTTATTGGGGTTTTGCGTTTTGGGGTGGTGGCCACCGTGCTAAAGGGAAATAAGGCTTGGTGATGGTTGTTGCCCATTGGCGGTGAAGAATCTGTTTGGTGATGGATGGGTCGTGGGCTCAACAGACACACAAGGTGGctggttttttaaaaatttaattagcattattttaataaattagtGCATGATGTAATACAAAACTGAAATCTTAGTGGATACTACACTGGCAACATATCAATTAAACTCCTAATTTTATCTGGCTACTTAGTTTTCCAGGaagaatttatttaaaaaaaacaaagcttTCACCAAAATGAGCAATAGATCTTATAGACTCTGCAGTTCCTGTCgacaactttttattttttattagttctTACTGAAACCACTTCACTCACAACCCAACTTATAAAAATACAAGGGTATATTAACAAGTGTATGGGCATGAGCATGAGCATGAGCATGCAGGTATACATATACTTTTCCCACCCTCAACAAGTCGAAGTCCAGCATCTAAATATTGAACATGACCTTAATGGCATTACCACCACGAGCACTAGTTTCAAAGGCTTCTTCCACTTCCTTCTGAGAGAACCCAAACCTATGAGTTATAAGGGGTTTCACATCGATTTTGCCACTCCTCAGAAACTCAAGGCAAAGAGGCCATGTGTTCTTATAGCGGAAAATGCCAATCACATCAACTTCCCTGTATCATGCATAACAACAAGCCATCAATCTTAAAATGAAGAAAATTTTAAGGCATGCCAAAAGTAAAATAACTCATGGCATGCATTCATTTAAAATTACTCCATGATATGAAGTGCCTAGTAAACTTGAATGAATATATAATGTGTAAATTTTATCTTTAACACATATTAGcttctattttatatttttaattgaatatTGGTCCTCCTAGAGTTCAATTCTTCATTCTTCCATTGCCAGGATGTTGCTTACCTATTCATACATACCTGCTATATGTTTGGTTTGGCTTAACCGCTTAATGCAGAGAATTCAAAGCACATCACACTAGAAGCTTTAAATATAAGCTTCAATTTATTGTGCATATCCTCCTTTTATAATTCAGGTTAGACCTAACTCTAACCaaaaagctagcttaggggtTCGGATTGCTCTCCCCTTCTCAACACTCACCCCTCACTTCCAGGGTTGGATATACGAAGTGTGAAGTTTGCAAGACTAGAAAtctagggggggggggggggcatatGAGTGAGTCTATAAGCGGTTCCAGACATACTCTTAGACTTAGTCTAAGGGcagaatcagaaaaaaaaaataggaagGGGGTGAAAATTTAACATATTAAGCAAAATCAACAATGTGGGGGTAAATACTATTCTATAAaggatgatttttctctttggGGAAAAAGGTGACTGCCCCATTTTTGGGGCATTATGTGGTTCTGTCTATGACTAATAGTGTGAAAGGAGAATGTGAGGTCTGTGGAAGGGAAAGTGTGCTTACATATTTATAAGAACCGCAGTACAAACACacactaatagcatgtttggatcagcttctcagaatcaattatgaaatcTAAAACCTATTCATAAAAGCTTCTCCCCAGAATTGACTATAGCTTTAGAatttaaaatcacttaaaaGATTTCCAAAAATGCAACCAAGTTTCATACCTTGCAGCAGCTGGGGTGAGTGGGACAGTCATTTCAGAATGACCCATTCCCACAAGGCAAACTCTGCCACCTGGCTTAGTAGCAGTCAGTGCTGTAGACATGGTTTTGTCAAAACCAGCACAATCAAAGGTAACATCTATACCAGTTCCCATAACCTTATGTATCTGCTTGACTTCTTCAGCAACATCCTGGAAAACAGTAAAGTTTGGTTAAACTGGTCTTCATAGAAACACCCTATAAATGCTTAAATTTGTCACACACAAACATAATTGAATTGCAATCTTCCAAAAAATGATTACAGAAACCAAGTACTAAAAAACCTTACTTccaaagagagaaaataacaagTTGCAATGAAACAGTAGAACTTTTGAGGAAAAGAGCAACTAACAATGTAAACAAATAGGCATCCCCTGAACATACAGGTAAAAATGAAAACAGCAACAGAAAGCTAGAAAACTCTCAGTTTTGACAATCACCAGTGTGTTGTCAATCGTGGAAAACAAAAAATCTGCTATGTCACTCAAGCCCTCAGAGTGGAAAATGGTGGATAGCGGTGAGCACAGAGAGTGCCACGCTATAGTGCTATAGAGCCGCGAAATCcgctatttgacaacactgacaaTCACAAACCTAACTTTGACAGCACTAagctaaaataaaaatttcattcattttcttTACAATCATTGTTTATGGACTGGTCCAGCATCAACAGACACATGACATACAGCACAAAGGGATTGTCTGATATATTAATGTTAAAGAATAAAATATGACAGACTTTGGTAAACCAGGGATTCAATATACCTGAATGTTGGTTGAAGCTTTGAAAATATCATCTGCACCGAGAGTTTTTGCAACGGATAAACGATGGTCATCCACGTCCACAATGACTATCCTAGGCGCCCCAAAAGCCCGAGCTGCAAGCATTGTAACAAGTCCAATGGGTCCTGCTCCCATGATCAACACATTTGTTTCTGGTCCAATATTAGCTCGCCTACAAGCATGAACACCAACGCTTAAGGGTTCACACATTGCTCCCTCCTCCAAGCTCACATTGTCTGGTAGTTTGAAACATAGATCTGCTGGATGCACTATCTGTAATGAGAAAAATGCAACTCAAACATGCGTTGTCATTGAGGTGGATCTATTCAACCACATATATATGGTGAGATAAAGTGACATGAATAGATAGGAGAATGGAGGTTATGGCATGGTTTTAGATAAGCATGGGTATTCATACCTAAACCATGGTTATTATTGTATTTTACCAGTCAAGATGATAAGTAATTCTGAAACTTTGGGACAATCATTATCTTATACATTAGAGTGTATAGTCAAAGCACAATTGCAATCTAtaattcaatttatttttacCACGGCTAGGAATCAGACCAATTACAGTTTAATTACCAAACTTCAGTGTTTAGACTTGTAGCATATCATTCTCATAAGCCAAGTATATGTATAAAGATTTTATTCACTACTTCTAAGTAATCTGTATCGGCCCAACAGTGTTGATGATTGATTATAAGTTCAGTAAGCAACAAAGCAGGAAACCAGCTGATACTTACATATACAGTGTGGCCATTAGGTGACTAATAGGCATGATTTTTaacctcggattgaatataaacTACTTTACAATTTTAATACTTTGACACCTATTAGTTATTTCGGAATGATTTATATTTCTAAATAAAATGTCACTAGAGAACATTATGATTTATGAGAATCATTTGATCCATGTAGCCGATCCTACTTAGTGAGAAAAGGCATTTGTTGTGGTTCTTGTTAGTAGTCATTTGAGGTTTTTCAGCAGAAAGTATCATTCATCAAGAGAGATGTTTATCTGGatctaaataaataaaaaaatctttatGTCATAGCTTGATTTAAAAAACAAACCCTTCAACCTACTCTGCTCATATGGAATCAAGTGCTGAAGTGAACACTGCTACCATTTGGTTAATGTAAAAGTAGGACTTTCTGttaagaaaaaaagagagaacaAGAACTAAGATGGATTAAAATTCTATAGTATAAGTTCTTTCAGATGTTTCTATTCATGAGAGGTTTGTTCTCATGATACACTTCTCATTCTATCAATAAAGTCTTTTTGCTGTCGAAAAAAAAAGTTCTTTCAGATGTTTAAAACTGTCAAagcaacc from Lotus japonicus ecotype B-129 chromosome 2, LjGifu_v1.2 includes:
- the LOC130738360 gene encoding zinc finger CCCH domain-containing protein 48-like, which encodes MDVDGGSKRVYHRLGGPGGDARNQKVCFYWQAGKCDRHPCPYLHSEVVPPHSNSNGTSSKRPHGYADNSSFSGPRRSQNFSTWGPGGGRGGGRGGAGRGGGVGGGRGVVVKADKVCNYWAQGSCSYGERCKFLHSWSLGDGFSLLTQLDGHTKVVSGIAMPSGSDKLYTGSTDETVRIWDCQSGKCIAVITLGGEVGCMISEGPWVFVGIPNFVKAWNSQNSMELSLDGPVGQVYALVVTNDLLFAGTQDGSILVWKFNVVTNCFEPAASLKGHSRGVVSLFVGANRLYSGSMDNTIRVWNLETLQCLQTLTEHTSVVMSVLCWDQFLLSCSLDKTVKIWVATESGNLEETYSHNEEHGIVTLCGMHDSQGKPILLCSCNDNTVRLYDLPSFAERGKIFTKQEVRAIQTGPSGIFFTGDGTGQVKVWNWITDPTAALQ
- the LOC130738361 gene encoding sorbitol dehydrogenase, whose product is MGKGGMSLDDHGGEEQENMAAWLVAINTLKIQPFKLPTLGPHDVRVRMKAVGICGSDVHYLKKLRCADFIVKEPMVIGHECAGIIEAVGAEVKSLVPGDRVAIEPGISCWRCDHCKLGSYNLCPDMKFFATPPVHGSLANQIVHPADLCFKLPDNVSLEEGAMCEPLSVGVHACRRANIGPETNVLIMGAGPIGLVTMLAARAFGAPRIVIVDVDDHRLSVAKTLGADDIFKASTNIQDVAEEVKQIHKVMGTGIDVTFDCAGFDKTMSTALTATKPGGRVCLVGMGHSEMTVPLTPAAAREVDVIGIFRYKNTWPLCLEFLRSGKIDVKPLITHRFGFSQKEVEEAFETSARGGNAIKVMFNI